The nucleotide sequence CCGTAGGTCGGTCGGAGCGCGGCATCCGCAGCCGACGGGTGTCCCGCCGTGAGGACGTAGGCCACGACGGCGGTGCGGGACGGCCGAAGGATGGCCACCTGGACAACGTCGGCCGGGTGCCTTTCCTGATAGGACGTGGCCGCGCGGAGGTCATCGGCCAAGTTGATCGGGCCGCCCCGGGGCCAGCCGCCGGCCGGTGCCGGACAGGGCGGGATGTCGAATCGGCTGCTGGGGACGAGTCCGTACGCCGGGACCCGGGACTGGCTCGTGACTGTCACCGCGCCGGCGGCGTACCGGCCGGAAATCCGGGCTGTTCCGGCGATGGTGCCGCCCACGGCGAGGCGACCGGTGAGCTGATCGAGGTTCGCGCCGTGCAGGTCGACCCCGATCGGGCAGTACTTGGCCGGTTGTGGCGGCCCGGCGGTTCCAGTGGCCGCCTCAGCGGCCGGAGCGCACCAGCGCACCGGATGCCCGGGCACCGACACCACCTCGCCGGTGGCGGTGACGGACTGGCCGTCGTGCAGGATCAGGGCGCGGTAGTCCGCCCGCGTGCGTTGCGTCGGATCCGTGGGTGCCGCTGAGGACGGCGGGCTCGCCGGGGTCGGGTGGCGTGTCTGCCCGCCGGTGGCTGACTGTTGGGCAGCGGTTCGGGCGGCGGTTCGAGGGGCGGTTCGGGGGGCGGTGGACGACGAGGGCTGCGCGGCGCAAGCGCTCAGCACGATCAGCGGAAGAACAGCCAGCGCCCAGCCGGCCGTGGTGTTCCGGGAGCGGAACGGCGACACAGTCATACCGACTTGACGCGGCGACCCCCCGTTGACGTTGCCCTCGTTGCGCCCCACCTCCCGTTGAGGTTGCCCTCGTTGCGCCCCACCTCCCGTTGAGGTTGCCCTCGTTGCGCGCCACCTCCCGTTGAGGTTGCCCTCGTTGCGCGCCACCTCCCGTTGAGGTTGCCCTCGTTGCGCGCCACCTCCCGTTGAGGTTGCCCTTGTTGCGCGCCGCAGCGAGTCGTTCGCCCACGCCGGGGGCGGAATCCGTCCTCACCGGGCCGGGCTACACACAGCCGTCACACTGATTGGCTACCGTCGGCGCGTGACGTTGCTGCGCCGCTTCCGCCGCCCACTACTCCCGTTGCTGCTCGCGGTCATCGTTCTGGTGACTCTGGTCCTGATGGCCGAACCCGCAGTCGCGGGCAGGCCGCCAGGCACGCCCGTGGCAACGACTTTCCTCGGTGACCCAACGGTGGCGGCGGTGTTCCGCGACGGCTTGGCCGCCGGGCATGAGTGCACGGCGAGCGTCGTGCGCAGCCCGAGCCGGTCCGTCCTGATCGGGGCCGCTCACTGTTTCTCGGGCACCGCCGCCGGTGTTCAGGTCGTCCCGGGCTACCACGACGGATTGGCGCCCTACGGGGTCTGGACCGTCACCGCGGCCTACGTGGATCCGGCCTGGATCGCGAACCAGAACCCGCAACGTGACTGGGTCTTCCTAGTCGTGGCTGCGCAGAAACAGCACGGACGGACAGTTCGGATTCAGGACGTGGTGGGAGGAAACCTCCCCCTGTTCCGGATCGCGAACCACCAGCGCGTCACCGTGCCTGCCTACGGCGGAGGGATCAACGACCGACCGATCACCTGCACGGTTGCGTCCTACCGGTTCCAGGGTTATCCGGCCTTCGACTGCGACGGCTACATCGGAGGGACGAGCGGATCCCCGTGGCTGGTCCGCACGCCGGCGGGCTCGGCCGTGACCGGTGTGA is from Jatrophihabitans telluris and encodes:
- a CDS encoding trypsin-like serine peptidase — its product is MTLLRRFRRPLLPLLLAVIVLVTLVLMAEPAVAGRPPGTPVATTFLGDPTVAAVFRDGLAAGHECTASVVRSPSRSVLIGAAHCFSGTAAGVQVVPGYHDGLAPYGVWTVTAAYVDPAWIANQNPQRDWVFLVVAAQKQHGRTVRIQDVVGGNLPLFRIANHQRVTVPAYGGGINDRPITCTVASYRFQGYPAFDCDGYIGGTSGSPWLVRTPAGSAVTGVIGGLHQGGCVTWTSYSSVLGAPAWRGYLRATTNTAPDVLPVAGSDGC